A window of the Juglans microcarpa x Juglans regia isolate MS1-56 chromosome 5D, Jm3101_v1.0, whole genome shotgun sequence genome harbors these coding sequences:
- the LOC121265010 gene encoding probable inositol transporter 2 — translation MEGGLHIEADSSAFRECFSLAWKNPYVLRLAFSAGIGGLLFGYDTGVISGALLYIRDDFEEVDKNTFLQESIVSMAVAGAIIGAAVGGWLNDRFGRRTAILIADFLFFVGAVIMASANGPSLLIVGRIFVGLGVGMASMTAPLYISEASPAKIRGALVSTNGFLITGGQFLSYLINLAFTKAPGTWRWMLGVAGLPALIQFVLMFFLPESPRWLYRKGREEEAKTLLRKIYSANEVEAEIQALKESVEAEIQAKGSSGKITYAELWKTKTVRRGLIAGVGLQVFQQFVGINTVMYYSPTIVQLAGIASNRTALLLSLVTAGLNACGSIVSIYFIDRTGRKKLLIISLFGVILSLGLLSGIFYHTSTHSPLVTATATSKFTNYTCPDYSSAVNANSWDCMKCLKASSPDCGFCASGTNKLFPGECLISNDTVKDSCRGEDRLWYTRGCPSKTGWLALVGLALYIIFFSPGMGTVPWIVNSEIYPLRYRGICGGIAATANWISNLIVAQSFLTLTHAIGTSWTFLIFGVISVVALFFVLICVPETKGLPIEEVEKMLELRALHFRFWEKSVDANYKNQAA, via the exons atgGAAGGTGGGTTACACATAGAGGCCGATTCCTCAGCTTTCAGAGAATGCTTCTCTCTGGCATGGAAAAACCCTTATGTTCTTCGCCTCGCCTTCTCCGCTGGGATTGGTGGCCTTCTCTTTGGCTATGACACag GTGTGATATCAGGAGCACTTCTTTACATAAGAGATGACTTCGAGGAGGTggataaaaatactttcttgcAG gaGAGCATAGTGAGCATGGCGGTTGCAGGAGCAATCATCGGAGCTGCAGTTGGCGGGTGGCTGAATGACCGCTTTGGACGGAGAACTGCAATCTTAATAGCAGACTTCCTGTTCTTTGTAGGTGCTGTGATCATGGCGTCTGCTAATGGCCCATCTCTTCTTATAGTTGGACGTATTTTTGTTGGACTAGGGGTTGGAATGGCATCAATGACAGCTCCTTTGTACATCTCTGAAGCTTCCCCAGCAAAAATCCGTGGTGCCCTTGTTAGTACCAATGGATTTCTTATAACTGGAGGCCAGTTCCTTTCATACCTTATCAACTTGGCCTTCACCAAG GCACCTGGTACGTGGCGGTGGATGCTTGGAGTTGCAGGACTTCCTGCCCTGATTCAGTTTGTGTTAATGTTTTTTCTTCCAGAGTCACCCCGTTGGCTATACCGCAAg GGAAGGGAAGAAGAGGCCAAAACCTTACTAAGGAAAATATACTCCGCCAATGAGGTAGAAGCAGAGATCCAAGCTCTAAAGGAATCAGTTGAGGCAGAGATCCAGGCAAAAGGATCGTCTGGAAAGATTACCTATGCTGAACTATGGAAAACCAAAACAGTAAGGAGAGGACTAATTGCTGGAGTTGGCCTTCAGGTCTTCCAGCAGTTTGTGGGCATAAACACAGTTATGTACTACAGCCCCACCATAGTTCAATTAGCTGGAATTGCATCTAATCGAACTGCACTCCTCCTCTCACTCGTCACTGCTGGCCTCAATGCCTGTGGCTCTATTGTGAGCATCTACTTTATTGACAGGACTGGGAGGAAGAAACTTCTAATTATTAGTTTGTTTGGTGTTATACTCTCACTTGGGCTTTTATCAGGGATATTTTATCATACTTCGACCCATTCGCCATTGGTTACAGCAACTGCAACttctaaatttacaaattacaccTGCCCAGATTACAGTTCTGCTGTAAACGCCAACAGTTGGGACTGTATGAAGTGTTTGAAGGCTTCATCTCCAGACTGTGGGTTCTGTGCCTCAGGCACTAATAAG CTATTTCCAGGGGAGTGTTTGATTTCAAATGACACAGTGAAGGACTCGTGCCGCGGAGAAGACAGGTTATGGTACACCAGGGGATGTCCTAGCAAAACTGGATGGCTTGCACTTGTAGGCCTGGCACTTTACATCATATTCTTCTCCCCAGGAATGGGAACTGTCCCATGGATTGTCAACTCCGAAATATATCCTCTACGATATCGAGGCATCTGTGGAGGAATCGCCGCCACAGCAAACTGGATCTCAAACCTCATTGTTGCACAGTCCTTCCTGACTTTAACGCATGCAATTGGGACATCCTGGACATTCCTCATTTTCGGGGTCATTTCAGTTGTAGCCCTGTTCTTTGTCTTGATCTGCGTCCCAGAAACAAAGGGACTTCCAATCGAGGAGGTGGAGAAGATGCTGGAGCTTAGAGCTTTGCACTTCAGGTTCTGGGAGAAAAGCGTTGACGCAAATTACAAGAACCAAGCTGCCTGA